From the Manis javanica isolate MJ-LG chromosome 11, MJ_LKY, whole genome shotgun sequence genome, one window contains:
- the ITGA7 gene encoding integrin alpha-7 isoform X2 — MARTLGRDPWLGPGICYLLGSLLAGLLSLRAVAFNLDVMGALRKEGEPGSLFGFSVALHRQLQPRPQSWLLVGAPQALALPGQQANRTGGLFACPLSLEETDCYRMDIDRGADVQKESKENQWLGVSVRSQGPGGKIVTCAHRYEARQRVDQVLETRDVIGRCFVLSQDLAIHDELDGGEWKFCEGRPQGHEQFGFCQQGTAAAFSPDSHYILFGAPGTYNWKGTARVELCVQGPTDLVHLDDGPYEAGGEKEQDPRLIPVPANSYLGLLFVTNIDSSDPDQLVYKTLDPADRLPGPAGDLALNSYLGFSIDSGKGLLRAEELSFVAGAPRANHKGAVVILRKDSASRLVPEVMLSGERLTSGFGYSLAVADFNNDGWTDLVVGAPYFFERQEELGGAVYVYMNQAGHWAGVSPVRLCGSPDSMFGISLAVLGDLNKDGFTDVAVGAPFDGDGKVFVYHGSSLGVVTKPSQVLEAEAVGLKSFGYSLSGGLDVDGNLYPDLLVGSLADMAVLFRARPVLHVSHEVFIAPKTIDLEQPTCAGGHSVCVDLRVCFSYMATPSSDSPIVALEYVLDGDTDRRLRGQVPRVTFLSRSPDDPKHQASGTMWLKHPHDRVCGDTMFQLQENVKDKLRAIVVTLSYSLQTPRLRQQAPGQGLPPVAPILNVHQPSTERAEIHFLKQGCGEDKVCQSNLQLAHARFCARVSDTEFQPLPMDSDGTTALFALSGQPVMGLQLKVTNLPSDPAQPQANGDDAHEARLLVTLPAPLHYSGVRALDPAEKPLCLSNENASHVECELGNPMKRGAQVAFYLLLSTSGITIETTELEVELLLATISEQELHPVSAQARVFIELPLSITGVAIPQQLFFSGVVRGESAMRSEWDVGSKVKYEVTVSNQGQSLNTLGSAFLNIMWPHEISNGKWLLYPMRVELEGGQGPGQKGLCSPRPNTLRLDVDIRDRRRRELQLLEPPEPHELPVWSPSWWPVSSAERKRNITLDCARGTASCVVFSCPLYSFDRAAVLHIWGRLWNSTFLEEYSAMKSLEVIVRANITVKSSIKNLLLRDASTVIPVEVYLDPAVVGTAGVPWWVILLAVLAGLLVLALLVLLLRQIGFFKREQYPEATVPQYHAVKIPREDRQQFKEEKTGTILRNNWGSPLREGSDAHPILAADGHPQLGSDEHPAPGTA; from the exons GCTGCTGGTGGGTGCTCCGCAGGCCCTAGCTTTGCCTGGGCAGCAGGCGAATCGCACCGGAGGCCTCTTCGCTTGCCCCCTGAGCCTGGAAGAGACTGACTGCTACAGAATGGACATCGACCGGGGAG CTGATGTACAGAAGGAGAGCAAGGAGAACCAGTGGTTGGGAGTCAGTGTTCGGAGCCAGGGGCCCGGGGGCAAGATTGTC ACCTGTGCACACCGATATGAGGCACGGCAGCGAGTGGACCAGGTCCTGGAGACGAGGGATGTGATCGGTCGCTGCTTTGTGCTAAGCCAAGACCTGGCCATCCATGATGAGTTGGATGGCGGGGAGTGGAAGTTCTGTGAGGGCCGCCCCCAGGGCCACGAGCAATTTGGGTTCTGCCAGCAGGGCACGGCCGCAGCCTTCTCCCCAGACAGCCACTATATCCTCTTTGGGGCCCCAGGAACCTATAACTGGAAGG GCACGGCCAGGGTGGAGCTCTGTGTGCAGGGCCCAACGGACCTGGTGCACCTGGACGATGGGCCGTACGAGGCGGGGGGTGAGAAGGAGCAGGACCCCCGCCTCATCCCAGTCCCGGCCAACAGCTACCTTG GGTTGCTCTTTGTGACCAACATTGATAGCTCAGACCCTGACCAGCTGGTGTATAAAACTCTGGACCCTGCTGACCGGCTCCCAGGACCAGCCGGAGACTTGGCCCTGAATAGCTACTTAG GTTTCTCCATCGACTCGGGGAAGGGTCTGTTGCgtgcagaggagctgagcttTGTGGCAGGAGCCCCCCGAGCCAACCACAAGGGTGCTGTGGTCATTCTTCGCAAAGACAGCGCCAGTCGCCTTGTGCCTGAGGTTATGCTGTCTGGGGAGCGCCTGACCTCTGGGTTTGGCTACTCGCTGGCTGTGGCTGATTTCAACAATGATGG CTGGACAGACCTGGTAGTGGGTGCCCCCTACTTCTTTGAGCGCCAAGAGGAGCTGGGGGGTGCCGTGTATGTGTACATGAACCAGGCGGGCCACTGGGCTGGAGTATCCCCTGTCCGGCTCTGTGGCTCCCCTGACTCCATGTTCGGGATCAGCCTCGCTGTCCTAGGGGACCTCAACAAGGATGGCTTCACAG ATGTTGCTGTGGGGGCTCCCTTTGATGGGGATGGGAAGGTCTTCGTCTACCATGGAAGCAGCCTGGGGGTTGTCACCAAACCTTCCCAG GTGCTGGAGGCTGAGGCTGTGGGTTTAAAGAGCTTCGGCTACTCACTGTCAGGAGGCCTAGATGTGGATGGGAACCTTTACCCCGACCTGCTGGTGGGCTCTCTGGCTGACATGGCAGTGCTCTTCAG GGCCAGACCTGTCCTCCATGTCTCCCATGAAGTCTTCATTGCTCCGAAAACCATTGATTTAGAACAGCCCACTTGTGCTGGCGGCCACTCGGTCTG TGTGGACCTAAGGGTCTGTTTCAGCTACATGGCCACCCCCAGCAGCGATAGCCCTATTGTGG CCCTGGAATATGTGTTAGATGGGGACACAGACCGGAGGCTCCGGGGCCAGGTCCCCCGTGTGACCTTCTTGAGCCGTAGCCCAGACGACCCCAAGCACCAGGCCTCAGGCACCATGTGGCTGAAGCACCCGCATGACCGAGTGTGTGGAGATACCATGTTCCAGCTGCAG GAAAATGTCAAAGACAAGCTTCGGGCTATTGTGGTGACCTTGTCCTATAGTCTCCAGACCCCTCGGCTCCGGCAACAGGCTCCTGGCCAGGGGCTGCCACCAGTGGCCCCCATTCTTAATGTCCACCAGCCCAGCACTGAGCGGGCAGAG ATCCACTTCCTGAAGCAAGGCTGTGGTGAAGACAAAGTCTGCCAGAGCAATCTGCAGCTGGCCCACGCCCGCTTCTGTGCCCGGGTCAGCGACACAGAGTTCCAGCCTCTGCCCAT GGATTCAGATGGGACAACAGCTCTGTTTGCCCTGAGTGGGCAGCCAGTCATGGGTCTGCAGCTGAAGGTCACCAACCTGCCTTCagacccagcccagccccaggccaaTGGAGATGATGCCCATGAAGCCCGGCTCCTGGTCACCCTTCCTGCCCCTCTGCATTACTCAGGGGTCCGGGCGCTGGACCCTGCG GAGAAGCCTCTCTGCCTGTCCAATGAGAATGCCTCCCACGTTGAGTGTGAGCTCGGGAACCCCATGAAGAGAGGTGCCCAG GTTGCCTTCTACCTCCTCCTTAGCACCTCAGGGATCACTATTGAGACCACGGAGCTGGAGGTGGAGCTGCTGCTAGCCAC GATCAGTGAGCAGGAGCTGCATCCGGTCTCTGCCCAAGCCCGAGTCTTCATCGAGCTGCCACTGTCCATCACAGG GGTGGCCATTCCCCAGCAGCTCTTCTTCTCTGGTGTCGTGCGGGGTGAGAGTGCCATGCGGTCTGAGTGGGATGTGGGCAGTAAGGTCAAGTATGAGGTCACG GTCTCCAACCAAGGCCAGTCTCTCAACACCCTGGGCTCTGCTTTCCTCAACATCATGTGGCCCCATGAGATTTCCAATGGGAAATGGCTGCTGTACCCCATGCgggtggagctggagggagggcaggggcctGGACAGAAGGGGCTCTGTTCCCCTAGGCCCAACACTCTCCGCCTG GATGTGGACATCAGGGACAGGAGGCGGCGGGAGCTGCAGCTGCTGGAGCCGCCAGAGCCACATGAGTTGCCAGTGTGGAGCCCATCCTGGTGGCCAGTGTCCTCtgctgagaggaagagaaatatcaCCTTG GACTGTGCCCGTGGTACGGCCAGCTGTGTGGTGTTCAGCTGCCCTCTTTACAGCTTTGACCGTGCGGCTGTGCTGCACATCTGGGGCCGGCTCTGGAACAGCACCTTCTTGGAG GAGTACTCAGCCATGAAGTCCCTGGAAGTGATTGTCCGAGCCAACATCACTGTGAAGTCTTCCATCAAAAACCTGCTGCTCAGAGATGCCTCCACAGTG ATCCCAGTGGAGGTATACTTGGACCCTGCAGTGGTGGGGACGGCGGGAGTGCCCTGGTGGGTCATCCTCCTGGCGGTGCTGGCTGGGCTGCTGGTGCTGGCGCTGCTGGTCCTGCTCCTGCGGCAG ATTGGATTCTTCAAGAGGGAGCAGTACCCCGAGGCCACTGTGCCCCAGTACCACGCGGTGAAGATACCTCGAGAAGACAGACAGCAGTTCAAGGAGGAGAAGACAGGCACCATCCTGCGGAACAACTGGGGCAGCCCCCTGAGGGAGGGCTCCGACGCACACCCCATCCTGGCTGCTGATGGGCACCCTCAGCTGGGCTCTGATGAGCACCCTGCACCAGGCACTGCCTAG
- the ITGA7 gene encoding integrin alpha-7 isoform X8: MARTLGRDPWLGPGICYLLGSLLAGLLSLRAVAFNLDVMGALRKEGEPGSLFGFSVALHRQLQPRPQSWLLVGAPQALALPGQQANRTGGLFACPLSLEETDCYRMDIDRGADVQKESKENQWLGVSVRSQGPGGKIVTCAHRYEARQRVDQVLETRDVIGRCFVLSQDLAIHDELDGGEWKFCEGRPQGHEQFGFCQQGTAAAFSPDSHYILFGAPGTYNWKGLLFVTNIDSSDPDQLVYKTLDPADRLPGPAGDLALNSYLGFSIDSGKGLLRAEELSFVAGAPRANHKGAVVILRKDSASRLVPEVMLSGERLTSGFGYSLAVADFNNDGWTDLVVGAPYFFERQEELGGAVYVYMNQAGHWAGVSPVRLCGSPDSMFGISLAVLGDLNKDGFTDVAVGAPFDGDGKVFVYHGSSLGVVTKPSQVLEAEAVGLKSFGYSLSGGLDVDGNLYPDLLVGSLADMAVLFRARPVLHVSHEVFIAPKTIDLEQPTCAGGHSVCVDLRVCFSYMATPSSDSPIVALEYVLDGDTDRRLRGQVPRVTFLSRSPDDPKHQASGTMWLKHPHDRVCGDTMFQLQENVKDKLRAIVVTLSYSLQTPRLRQQAPGQGLPPVAPILNVHQPSTERAEIHFLKQGCGEDKVCQSNLQLAHARFCARVSDTEFQPLPMDSDGTTALFALSGQPVMGLQLKVTNLPSDPAQPQANGDDAHEARLLVTLPAPLHYSGVRALDPAEKPLCLSNENASHVECELGNPMKRGAQVAFYLLLSTSGITIETTELEVELLLATISEQELHPVSAQARVFIELPLSITGVAIPQQLFFSGVVRGESAMRSEWDVGSKVKYEVTVSNQGQSLNTLGSAFLNIMWPHEISNGKWLLYPMRVELEGGQGPGQKGLCSPRPNTLRLDVDIRDRRRRELQLLEPPEPHELPVWSPSWWPVSSAERKRNITLDCARGTASCVVFSCPLYSFDRAAVLHIWGRLWNSTFLEEYSAMKSLEVIVRANITVKSSIKNLLLRDASTVIPVEVYLDPAVVGTAGVPWWVILLAVLAGLLVLALLVLLLRQIGFFKREQYPEATVPQYHAVKIPREDRQQFKEEKTGTILRNNWGSPLREGSDAHPILAADGHPQLGSDEHPAPGTA, encoded by the exons GCTGCTGGTGGGTGCTCCGCAGGCCCTAGCTTTGCCTGGGCAGCAGGCGAATCGCACCGGAGGCCTCTTCGCTTGCCCCCTGAGCCTGGAAGAGACTGACTGCTACAGAATGGACATCGACCGGGGAG CTGATGTACAGAAGGAGAGCAAGGAGAACCAGTGGTTGGGAGTCAGTGTTCGGAGCCAGGGGCCCGGGGGCAAGATTGTC ACCTGTGCACACCGATATGAGGCACGGCAGCGAGTGGACCAGGTCCTGGAGACGAGGGATGTGATCGGTCGCTGCTTTGTGCTAAGCCAAGACCTGGCCATCCATGATGAGTTGGATGGCGGGGAGTGGAAGTTCTGTGAGGGCCGCCCCCAGGGCCACGAGCAATTTGGGTTCTGCCAGCAGGGCACGGCCGCAGCCTTCTCCCCAGACAGCCACTATATCCTCTTTGGGGCCCCAGGAACCTATAACTGGAAGG GGTTGCTCTTTGTGACCAACATTGATAGCTCAGACCCTGACCAGCTGGTGTATAAAACTCTGGACCCTGCTGACCGGCTCCCAGGACCAGCCGGAGACTTGGCCCTGAATAGCTACTTAG GTTTCTCCATCGACTCGGGGAAGGGTCTGTTGCgtgcagaggagctgagcttTGTGGCAGGAGCCCCCCGAGCCAACCACAAGGGTGCTGTGGTCATTCTTCGCAAAGACAGCGCCAGTCGCCTTGTGCCTGAGGTTATGCTGTCTGGGGAGCGCCTGACCTCTGGGTTTGGCTACTCGCTGGCTGTGGCTGATTTCAACAATGATGG CTGGACAGACCTGGTAGTGGGTGCCCCCTACTTCTTTGAGCGCCAAGAGGAGCTGGGGGGTGCCGTGTATGTGTACATGAACCAGGCGGGCCACTGGGCTGGAGTATCCCCTGTCCGGCTCTGTGGCTCCCCTGACTCCATGTTCGGGATCAGCCTCGCTGTCCTAGGGGACCTCAACAAGGATGGCTTCACAG ATGTTGCTGTGGGGGCTCCCTTTGATGGGGATGGGAAGGTCTTCGTCTACCATGGAAGCAGCCTGGGGGTTGTCACCAAACCTTCCCAG GTGCTGGAGGCTGAGGCTGTGGGTTTAAAGAGCTTCGGCTACTCACTGTCAGGAGGCCTAGATGTGGATGGGAACCTTTACCCCGACCTGCTGGTGGGCTCTCTGGCTGACATGGCAGTGCTCTTCAG GGCCAGACCTGTCCTCCATGTCTCCCATGAAGTCTTCATTGCTCCGAAAACCATTGATTTAGAACAGCCCACTTGTGCTGGCGGCCACTCGGTCTG TGTGGACCTAAGGGTCTGTTTCAGCTACATGGCCACCCCCAGCAGCGATAGCCCTATTGTGG CCCTGGAATATGTGTTAGATGGGGACACAGACCGGAGGCTCCGGGGCCAGGTCCCCCGTGTGACCTTCTTGAGCCGTAGCCCAGACGACCCCAAGCACCAGGCCTCAGGCACCATGTGGCTGAAGCACCCGCATGACCGAGTGTGTGGAGATACCATGTTCCAGCTGCAG GAAAATGTCAAAGACAAGCTTCGGGCTATTGTGGTGACCTTGTCCTATAGTCTCCAGACCCCTCGGCTCCGGCAACAGGCTCCTGGCCAGGGGCTGCCACCAGTGGCCCCCATTCTTAATGTCCACCAGCCCAGCACTGAGCGGGCAGAG ATCCACTTCCTGAAGCAAGGCTGTGGTGAAGACAAAGTCTGCCAGAGCAATCTGCAGCTGGCCCACGCCCGCTTCTGTGCCCGGGTCAGCGACACAGAGTTCCAGCCTCTGCCCAT GGATTCAGATGGGACAACAGCTCTGTTTGCCCTGAGTGGGCAGCCAGTCATGGGTCTGCAGCTGAAGGTCACCAACCTGCCTTCagacccagcccagccccaggccaaTGGAGATGATGCCCATGAAGCCCGGCTCCTGGTCACCCTTCCTGCCCCTCTGCATTACTCAGGGGTCCGGGCGCTGGACCCTGCG GAGAAGCCTCTCTGCCTGTCCAATGAGAATGCCTCCCACGTTGAGTGTGAGCTCGGGAACCCCATGAAGAGAGGTGCCCAG GTTGCCTTCTACCTCCTCCTTAGCACCTCAGGGATCACTATTGAGACCACGGAGCTGGAGGTGGAGCTGCTGCTAGCCAC GATCAGTGAGCAGGAGCTGCATCCGGTCTCTGCCCAAGCCCGAGTCTTCATCGAGCTGCCACTGTCCATCACAGG GGTGGCCATTCCCCAGCAGCTCTTCTTCTCTGGTGTCGTGCGGGGTGAGAGTGCCATGCGGTCTGAGTGGGATGTGGGCAGTAAGGTCAAGTATGAGGTCACG GTCTCCAACCAAGGCCAGTCTCTCAACACCCTGGGCTCTGCTTTCCTCAACATCATGTGGCCCCATGAGATTTCCAATGGGAAATGGCTGCTGTACCCCATGCgggtggagctggagggagggcaggggcctGGACAGAAGGGGCTCTGTTCCCCTAGGCCCAACACTCTCCGCCTG GATGTGGACATCAGGGACAGGAGGCGGCGGGAGCTGCAGCTGCTGGAGCCGCCAGAGCCACATGAGTTGCCAGTGTGGAGCCCATCCTGGTGGCCAGTGTCCTCtgctgagaggaagagaaatatcaCCTTG GACTGTGCCCGTGGTACGGCCAGCTGTGTGGTGTTCAGCTGCCCTCTTTACAGCTTTGACCGTGCGGCTGTGCTGCACATCTGGGGCCGGCTCTGGAACAGCACCTTCTTGGAG GAGTACTCAGCCATGAAGTCCCTGGAAGTGATTGTCCGAGCCAACATCACTGTGAAGTCTTCCATCAAAAACCTGCTGCTCAGAGATGCCTCCACAGTG ATCCCAGTGGAGGTATACTTGGACCCTGCAGTGGTGGGGACGGCGGGAGTGCCCTGGTGGGTCATCCTCCTGGCGGTGCTGGCTGGGCTGCTGGTGCTGGCGCTGCTGGTCCTGCTCCTGCGGCAG ATTGGATTCTTCAAGAGGGAGCAGTACCCCGAGGCCACTGTGCCCCAGTACCACGCGGTGAAGATACCTCGAGAAGACAGACAGCAGTTCAAGGAGGAGAAGACAGGCACCATCCTGCGGAACAACTGGGGCAGCCCCCTGAGGGAGGGCTCCGACGCACACCCCATCCTGGCTGCTGATGGGCACCCTCAGCTGGGCTCTGATGAGCACCCTGCACCAGGCACTGCCTAG
- the ITGA7 gene encoding integrin alpha-7 isoform X4: MFHTPTFLICRVSGGAPPGPEGQGLSLSINWRARLLVGAPQALALPGQQANRTGGLFACPLSLEETDCYRMDIDRGADVQKESKENQWLGVSVRSQGPGGKIVTCAHRYEARQRVDQVLETRDVIGRCFVLSQDLAIHDELDGGEWKFCEGRPQGHEQFGFCQQGTAAAFSPDSHYILFGAPGTYNWKGTARVELCVQGPTDLVHLDDGPYEAGGEKEQDPRLIPVPANSYLGLLFVTNIDSSDPDQLVYKTLDPADRLPGPAGDLALNSYLGFSIDSGKGLLRAEELSFVAGAPRANHKGAVVILRKDSASRLVPEVMLSGERLTSGFGYSLAVADFNNDGWTDLVVGAPYFFERQEELGGAVYVYMNQAGHWAGVSPVRLCGSPDSMFGISLAVLGDLNKDGFTGVTGTRKGSGEESRGRDVAVGAPFDGDGKVFVYHGSSLGVVTKPSQVLEAEAVGLKSFGYSLSGGLDVDGNLYPDLLVGSLADMAVLFRARPVLHVSHEVFIAPKTIDLEQPTCAGGHSVCVDLRVCFSYMATPSSDSPIVALEYVLDGDTDRRLRGQVPRVTFLSRSPDDPKHQASGTMWLKHPHDRVCGDTMFQLQENVKDKLRAIVVTLSYSLQTPRLRQQAPGQGLPPVAPILNVHQPSTERAEIHFLKQGCGEDKVCQSNLQLAHARFCARVSDTEFQPLPMDSDGTTALFALSGQPVMGLQLKVTNLPSDPAQPQANGDDAHEARLLVTLPAPLHYSGVRALDPAEKPLCLSNENASHVECELGNPMKRGAQVAFYLLLSTSGITIETTELEVELLLATISEQELHPVSAQARVFIELPLSITGVAIPQQLFFSGVVRGESAMRSEWDVGSKVKYEVTVSNQGQSLNTLGSAFLNIMWPHEISNGKWLLYPMRVELEGGQGPGQKGLCSPRPNTLRLDVDIRDRRRRELQLLEPPEPHELPVWSPSWWPVSSAERKRNITLDCARGTASCVVFSCPLYSFDRAAVLHIWGRLWNSTFLEEYSAMKSLEVIVRANITVKSSIKNLLLRDASTVIPVEVYLDPAVVGTAGVPWWVILLAVLAGLLVLALLVLLLRQIGFFKREQYPEATVPQYHAVKIPREDRQQFKEEKTGTILRNNWGSPLREGSDAHPILAADGHPQLGSDEHPAPGTA; this comes from the exons GCTGCTGGTGGGTGCTCCGCAGGCCCTAGCTTTGCCTGGGCAGCAGGCGAATCGCACCGGAGGCCTCTTCGCTTGCCCCCTGAGCCTGGAAGAGACTGACTGCTACAGAATGGACATCGACCGGGGAG CTGATGTACAGAAGGAGAGCAAGGAGAACCAGTGGTTGGGAGTCAGTGTTCGGAGCCAGGGGCCCGGGGGCAAGATTGTC ACCTGTGCACACCGATATGAGGCACGGCAGCGAGTGGACCAGGTCCTGGAGACGAGGGATGTGATCGGTCGCTGCTTTGTGCTAAGCCAAGACCTGGCCATCCATGATGAGTTGGATGGCGGGGAGTGGAAGTTCTGTGAGGGCCGCCCCCAGGGCCACGAGCAATTTGGGTTCTGCCAGCAGGGCACGGCCGCAGCCTTCTCCCCAGACAGCCACTATATCCTCTTTGGGGCCCCAGGAACCTATAACTGGAAGG GCACGGCCAGGGTGGAGCTCTGTGTGCAGGGCCCAACGGACCTGGTGCACCTGGACGATGGGCCGTACGAGGCGGGGGGTGAGAAGGAGCAGGACCCCCGCCTCATCCCAGTCCCGGCCAACAGCTACCTTG GGTTGCTCTTTGTGACCAACATTGATAGCTCAGACCCTGACCAGCTGGTGTATAAAACTCTGGACCCTGCTGACCGGCTCCCAGGACCAGCCGGAGACTTGGCCCTGAATAGCTACTTAG GTTTCTCCATCGACTCGGGGAAGGGTCTGTTGCgtgcagaggagctgagcttTGTGGCAGGAGCCCCCCGAGCCAACCACAAGGGTGCTGTGGTCATTCTTCGCAAAGACAGCGCCAGTCGCCTTGTGCCTGAGGTTATGCTGTCTGGGGAGCGCCTGACCTCTGGGTTTGGCTACTCGCTGGCTGTGGCTGATTTCAACAATGATGG CTGGACAGACCTGGTAGTGGGTGCCCCCTACTTCTTTGAGCGCCAAGAGGAGCTGGGGGGTGCCGTGTATGTGTACATGAACCAGGCGGGCCACTGGGCTGGAGTATCCCCTGTCCGGCTCTGTGGCTCCCCTGACTCCATGTTCGGGATCAGCCTCGCTGTCCTAGGGGACCTCAACAAGGATGGCTTCACAGGTGTGACTGGGACTCGGAAAGGCTCAGGGGAGGAAAGCAGGGGCAGAG ATGTTGCTGTGGGGGCTCCCTTTGATGGGGATGGGAAGGTCTTCGTCTACCATGGAAGCAGCCTGGGGGTTGTCACCAAACCTTCCCAG GTGCTGGAGGCTGAGGCTGTGGGTTTAAAGAGCTTCGGCTACTCACTGTCAGGAGGCCTAGATGTGGATGGGAACCTTTACCCCGACCTGCTGGTGGGCTCTCTGGCTGACATGGCAGTGCTCTTCAG GGCCAGACCTGTCCTCCATGTCTCCCATGAAGTCTTCATTGCTCCGAAAACCATTGATTTAGAACAGCCCACTTGTGCTGGCGGCCACTCGGTCTG TGTGGACCTAAGGGTCTGTTTCAGCTACATGGCCACCCCCAGCAGCGATAGCCCTATTGTGG CCCTGGAATATGTGTTAGATGGGGACACAGACCGGAGGCTCCGGGGCCAGGTCCCCCGTGTGACCTTCTTGAGCCGTAGCCCAGACGACCCCAAGCACCAGGCCTCAGGCACCATGTGGCTGAAGCACCCGCATGACCGAGTGTGTGGAGATACCATGTTCCAGCTGCAG GAAAATGTCAAAGACAAGCTTCGGGCTATTGTGGTGACCTTGTCCTATAGTCTCCAGACCCCTCGGCTCCGGCAACAGGCTCCTGGCCAGGGGCTGCCACCAGTGGCCCCCATTCTTAATGTCCACCAGCCCAGCACTGAGCGGGCAGAG ATCCACTTCCTGAAGCAAGGCTGTGGTGAAGACAAAGTCTGCCAGAGCAATCTGCAGCTGGCCCACGCCCGCTTCTGTGCCCGGGTCAGCGACACAGAGTTCCAGCCTCTGCCCAT GGATTCAGATGGGACAACAGCTCTGTTTGCCCTGAGTGGGCAGCCAGTCATGGGTCTGCAGCTGAAGGTCACCAACCTGCCTTCagacccagcccagccccaggccaaTGGAGATGATGCCCATGAAGCCCGGCTCCTGGTCACCCTTCCTGCCCCTCTGCATTACTCAGGGGTCCGGGCGCTGGACCCTGCG GAGAAGCCTCTCTGCCTGTCCAATGAGAATGCCTCCCACGTTGAGTGTGAGCTCGGGAACCCCATGAAGAGAGGTGCCCAG GTTGCCTTCTACCTCCTCCTTAGCACCTCAGGGATCACTATTGAGACCACGGAGCTGGAGGTGGAGCTGCTGCTAGCCAC GATCAGTGAGCAGGAGCTGCATCCGGTCTCTGCCCAAGCCCGAGTCTTCATCGAGCTGCCACTGTCCATCACAGG GGTGGCCATTCCCCAGCAGCTCTTCTTCTCTGGTGTCGTGCGGGGTGAGAGTGCCATGCGGTCTGAGTGGGATGTGGGCAGTAAGGTCAAGTATGAGGTCACG GTCTCCAACCAAGGCCAGTCTCTCAACACCCTGGGCTCTGCTTTCCTCAACATCATGTGGCCCCATGAGATTTCCAATGGGAAATGGCTGCTGTACCCCATGCgggtggagctggagggagggcaggggcctGGACAGAAGGGGCTCTGTTCCCCTAGGCCCAACACTCTCCGCCTG GATGTGGACATCAGGGACAGGAGGCGGCGGGAGCTGCAGCTGCTGGAGCCGCCAGAGCCACATGAGTTGCCAGTGTGGAGCCCATCCTGGTGGCCAGTGTCCTCtgctgagaggaagagaaatatcaCCTTG GACTGTGCCCGTGGTACGGCCAGCTGTGTGGTGTTCAGCTGCCCTCTTTACAGCTTTGACCGTGCGGCTGTGCTGCACATCTGGGGCCGGCTCTGGAACAGCACCTTCTTGGAG GAGTACTCAGCCATGAAGTCCCTGGAAGTGATTGTCCGAGCCAACATCACTGTGAAGTCTTCCATCAAAAACCTGCTGCTCAGAGATGCCTCCACAGTG ATCCCAGTGGAGGTATACTTGGACCCTGCAGTGGTGGGGACGGCGGGAGTGCCCTGGTGGGTCATCCTCCTGGCGGTGCTGGCTGGGCTGCTGGTGCTGGCGCTGCTGGTCCTGCTCCTGCGGCAG ATTGGATTCTTCAAGAGGGAGCAGTACCCCGAGGCCACTGTGCCCCAGTACCACGCGGTGAAGATACCTCGAGAAGACAGACAGCAGTTCAAGGAGGAGAAGACAGGCACCATCCTGCGGAACAACTGGGGCAGCCCCCTGAGGGAGGGCTCCGACGCACACCCCATCCTGGCTGCTGATGGGCACCCTCAGCTGGGCTCTGATGAGCACCCTGCACCAGGCACTGCCTAG